The Arachis ipaensis cultivar K30076 chromosome B05, Araip1.1, whole genome shotgun sequence nucleotide sequence AGAGAACCTCTCATAACAAATATTATGTGGAGAAATTTGCTGATACAGGTGAGTTTTGTTTCTCATTTCTCAGTTAACTGCTTGTCATTGTAGTCTGCAAGGATTATTTACCTATTGGTTTATGATGTCCTGCATTTCAATTACCGTTGTTATGCTATATACTCTTCTGTAAACTGAATTGCCGATTATGATTTGAACTCTTCAGGCAATGTACCAAGTATCTGTGTTGCTTGTTCTGAATTTCCGAGGTAGGAGCATACTGGGTCTGACACATGACAAAAATGATCATGCAATTAAAGTGAAAAACACTCCGATCTTCAATGCATTTGTTCTGTTTTTAGTCATTGATGAGAAATTATACTTAGTGCTAGCTTAGGACTGTACATTTGCATTTTAAATGGTAAAGTTTTGTGTTGGAAGAATTACCGATGTTCGTTTCCTTATCTTTTTATGCATTTCTATAATAGTATTGCTGTAATGGTGATTGCTAATTTCCAATAGGTGCTAATTGTATCTAGAAAACCAAAGCCTATTGCAATTTTCCTGAGATGTCTTGCTACTCACTCTTATTTACACTACTGCTAAATCCTTGTGATGCGTTAGTGGTTGGCAATGCATGCCCAGTTCATACCTTATATTCGTTGTCATTTTGGGAGCTTTGCTATAGTGTGCTCATCTTTATTTCAATTCTAAAAAAATGTGTTCAAAACTGCAAATCTTTAATGAGTTCAATGCACGAAAGCCAGATGAGTTTAACATATTCAGTGGAGTCACGAAAAACTACCTCTTCATGGGTATAGTGGGATTGTTGTGCTTCAGGTTTGTCTTATTTTAACTCCTCGTTATTTGTCTCTTAATGAAATATTTTAACTGCTAGTGTTTTTCAGATCATCATCATCTCGGCAAGTTCACTTCAACAGTCAGTTGATCTCTGTCATCATTGGGTTCAGAAGGTCAGTTGATCATCTGCACTAGATCCGCGAGTATAAACTTGTAGTTTTGCTTCCTTAATGGATCCGTCCCTACTTATAACTAGAAAGTGCCTAAACCCTATTAGCACCTGTAATATATATGACATATGACTGCAAGGCTTGCTTTATGCTCAAGTGCTAACAGGGTCTTTCCTTTGCTGATTCTCTCTCTTTCCACACTTTCAGTTGGCCTCTTGCTGTGGTTGGTAAATTTATACCAGTTCCAAATACTCCCATCAACAACGTATTTTCAAGATTGAACCTGAGGCCTCACAATAGCAACATATAGGCGTGCTATTTTAAAGACGGATCGTTCTCTTATTGGACGATGTACATGCttggtattttttttaaagaaaaaatagcatacttaaaactaaaaaattatcgaaaatcctagaaaaattttaggattttttgggtttttagtgttttcttggatctttaaagttttctaggatttttaggattttctagagttttctaggaattttctAGGGTATTTGGGtttatttttttatggttttcaagAGTTTTAAGGAATTTTAGCATTTTATAGGGTTTTTGTGTTTTcagagttttttaaagttttctacggtttttaggggTTTTAGTTTTAAGGAATTTTAGCATTTTATAGGGTTTTTGTGTTTTCAGAGTTTTTAGGGGTTTTATGGTTCTAGGGTCTTTTAGAATTTCTAGGGTAtattgggttttctagggttttagggtttggttttaaggattttttagagttttctagggctgttttaagagttttttagagttttctagggtttccagGGTTTATAGGGTTTTTTTAGAGTATTTTagggtttttgtgtttttttaaggtgaaaagatttttaggatttttcaggATTTTCTAGAGTATTTAAGGGTTTTAAAGggttttttttaaggttttctagagtttttagtgttttctagggtttctagggttttttttaaggttttatagcgttttctagggttatctagtttTTTTAAGTTTTCCAAGGTtgttatggttttctatggttttaaagattttttagggtttataggggttttctaggatttttatgattttctaggttttttttggctttttttagagttttctaaggttttacggattttttaaagttttctaggattttttgggtttgTTTTTGAaagttttctatagttttttactgttttttcagagttttctgttttgtgtttttttaaggttttctagtgttttttttaatggttttttaggattttttagggttttcttagattttcagggttttttagagttttctaggattttttaacgttttctataattttttttaagttttctaggattGTTATGATTTTCTACGGTTTTAAAGTTTTTTTAGAGAAGAATTGCGGGAAGGAGCTCTTGAACAGCTAGAAAAAGCCCGGGCCCGTTTGGAACAATtagaaaattacaaaaataaaattattcgtTTTGAACAACAAAGAACGATTAATCAAAGTTCTACAGTTTTTAaggattttttttatagttttctagaattttctacagtttttaaggattttttaataattttttgagattttctaggatttttagggttttctaaggttttctaaaattttctacggttttttttgtttttttagggtttttagcgttttttttgggttttctagagtttctaggattttaggggttttaggattttatagggttttctagaatttttatggttttctagagttttgtaGGGTTTTAGAGTTTCTGTAaagttttctacgatttttacagtttttgggtttttaagatttttttagagttttctagggttttaagtgttttttagaattctttaatgtttTTCAgagtttttttaaaattttttaggtttttagggattttctatgatttttaagGTTTACAGggttttttttagagttttctaggatttttagaattttttttatagatttctagagtttttcaaggtttttttgtttattttttaaagttttctatggtttttaaggatttttttcagagttttttaggggttttaaggattttttagagtttttcaggattttttcgtttttttaaagttttctatggttttttagggtttttccagagttttctagggttttctacagtttttaggatttttttttagttttctagggtgtttaggattttttatggttttttaggatttctagagttttctatagtttttttaagttttaaaagttttctagggttgttaggattttttagggttttctacgatttttatggttttctacggttttaaaagttttctagggttttctagggttgttaggattttttagggttttctacgatttgTATGGTTTCTTGGGTTTtcaagattttttagggttttttagggctttctaggatttttagggttttttgagattttttaaaattttctagggTTCTaaggatttttagagttttctaattttctatggtttttttagGGATTTTCCAGAGTTCTCtagtttttcagggtttttttgggtttgtttttttatagttttctatagttttttaggatttttccagaattttctaggatttttacagtttttaggattttttttataattttctaggatttttaggatttattagggttttttggtttttaaagttttctagggttttttagcattttctagggttttcttttttaagtttttcaggattgttagggttttctagggttggtttttagtgttttttttagggttttctagcgttttctttttaagttttctaggattgttagggttttctagagtttttagagtttctagaatttttagggatggattttttaggaattttagaGTTTTTAatgattttctagtgttttctagaatttttagggttttctagagttttctaggatttttcaaagttttttttatttttagggtttttaggattttcttagatttttttagagttttttaaaaatttctaggattttttttgcttttctatGGCTTTTAGGgtattttggattttttagggcttttagaattttttagggtttttatgattttttaggattttctaggatttttggattttttagggttttataggatttttaggATATTTATGGTTTTATACTGTTTTcagggttttttaagattttttaggattttttagagttttttaaaattttctaggatttttctgattttctagggtttttaggattttctagtatttttaggattttttttgggtttttagagtttttcagagttttctagagttttttaaagttttctaggatttttttggtttttttatggtttttagggttcttttatgattttatgtggtttttagggtatttagggagttttctaggagttttaggattttttaggatttttaggattttttttgttttctaggttttttaggatttttttttagggttcttttttttgttttcaagGTTTTTTATGGGTTTACTAGGGttctctaggattttctagaatttttttggattttctagaattttttaggattctttaggattttttaggatttttacggttttttaggattttctagggtttttatggtatTTCATGGTTTTTTAGGATATaataggattttttttttgttttctaaagtGAATAGAAAGTTAGATCTACATTGGATCGCTCTTGAGGAGAAGTACGCCATGCTAATGTGCCTTGGATGATCCACATTGAACTATCCATGTGGCTGGGAGCCCTCACAGTCCAGGCACAACGACGCAATTATCAGGGGCGCGCTCTACCACTAAGCTAATAGCCCGTCGTTTGGGCCTCTCGCCGAGGCCCGCTATgccaaaagcaagaaaaatcccatccctctctttctttcttttttttcgccccCGTATGGCGACATggggcgaaaaaaaagaaagagctcCTATCAACTTGTTCCGACCTAGGATAAGCTCATGAACTTAGACTTGCTTCACCTCCGAGAAACGAAAGAAAACTTCTATATCCAAATTTAACTCAGACGTAGCTCGCTCGCTTCTTTTGGGGTGTGAAGCTGTGTCAAACCAAACTATCTAACAAGCATTAGCTCTCCCTGAAAAGGAGGTGATCCAGCCGCACCTTTCAGTACGGCACCTTGTTACGACTTCACTCCAGTCACTAGCCCTGCCTTCGGCATCCCCCTCCTTTAAGGTAACGACTTCGGGCATGGCCAGCTCCCATAGTGTGACCGGCGGTGTGTACAAGGCCCGGGAGCGATTACTAGCGATTCCGGCTTCATGCAGGCGGGTTGCAGCCGACAATCCGAACCGAGGACGGATTTTTGGAGTTAGCTCACCTTCGCGGGATTGCGATCCCTCATCCCAGCCATTGTAGCACGTGTGTCGCCCAGGGTATAAGGGGCATGATGACTTGACGTCATCCTCACTTTCCTCCGGCGTATCACCGGAAGTCTGCTCAGGGTTCCAAACTTCATGTTGGCAACTAAGCACGAGGGTTGCGCTCATTTACGGCACGTTTACGGCACGAGCTGACGACAGCCATGCACCACCTACCACCTGTGTCCGCATTCCCGAAGGCACCCCTCTCTTTTAAGAGGATTCGCGGCATGTCAAGCCCTGGTAAGGTTTTTCACTTTGCATCGAATTAAACCACATGCTCCACCGCTTGTGCGGGCCCCCGTCAATTCCTTTGAGTTTCATTCTTGCGAACGTACTCCCCAGGCGGGATACTTAACGCGTTAGCCACAGCATTGCACAGGTAGATACGCGCAGCGCCTATTATCCATCGTTTACGGCTAGGACTACTGGGGTATCTAATCCCATTCGTTCCCCTACCTTTCGTCTCTTAGTGTCAGTGTCGGCCCAGCAGAGTGCTTTCTCCATTGGTGTTCTTTCCGATCTCTACGCATTTCACCGCTTCACCGGAAATTTCCTCTGCCCCTACCGTACTCCAGCTTGGTAGTTTTCACCGCCTGTCCAGGGTTGAGCCCTGGGATTTGACGGCGAACTTAAAAAGTCACCTACAGACGCTTTACGCCCAATCATTCCGGATAACGCTTGCATCCTGTGTCTTACCGCGGCTGTTGGCACAGAGTTAGCCGATGCTTATTCCCCGGATACCGTCATTGCTTCTTCTCCGGGAAAAGAAATTCACGACCCGTAGGCCTTTTACCTCCACACGGCATTGCTCCATCAGGCTTTCGCCTATTGTGAAAAATTTCCCACTGCTACCTCCCGTAGGAGTTTGGGCCGTGTTTCAGTCCCAGTGTGGCTGATCATCCTCTCGGATCAGCTACTGATCATCGCCTCACCAACTAGCTAATCAGACGCGCTCCCTCCTCGGGCGGATTCCTCCTTTTGCTCCTCAGCCTACGGGGTATTAGCAGCCGTTTTCAGCTGTTCCCCTCACCAAGGGCAGGTTCTTACGCGTTACTCACCCGTCTGCCACTGGAAACACCACTTCCCGTCCGACTTGCATGTTTAGGCATGCCGCCAGCGTTCATCCTGAGCTAGGATCGAACTCTCCATGAGattgttttctagaattttttaggggttttcagggttctagggtttttctaggggttttagggttttctacggttttcgcgAATTTTTTAGGAGGATTttttggtttttagggttttttagggattttgagagttttttggagttttctggagtttttcaggttttttagtattttctaggatttttacggttttttaggatttattagaattttttttttggttttcaatatctttttaaagatttagggttttcttggatttttaaggtttttttaggattttttttgcattttctagagatttttaggattttctcgggtttttaggggttttatatggtttttaggatttagtcaccaaaaaaaaaaatatggtttttaggattttgttaaAGTTTTCTCGTGTTTTTATGCTTTCTAgaaatttttaggattttctaggatttttctggGTTTTTAGCTTTTTAGTGATTTCTAGagctttttatggttttctagagttctCATAGACGCGGATAAGATTGGATCCAACCTTAAAAACTACATTGGATCCGATTCGAGNNNNNNNNNNNNNNNNNNNNNNNNNNNNNNNNNNNNNNNNNNNNNNNNNNNNNNNNNNNNNNNNNNNNNNNNNNNNNNNNNNNNNNNNNNNNNNNNNNNNNNNNNNNNNNNNNNNNNNNNNNNNNNNNNNNNNNNNNNNNNNNNNNNNNNNNNNNNNNNNNNNNNNNNNNNNNNNNNNNNNNNNNNNNNNNNNNNNNNNNNNNNNNNNNNNNNNNNNNNNNNNNNNNNNNNNNNNNNNNNNNNNNNNNNNNNNNNNNNNNNNNNNNNNNNNNNNNNNNNNNNNNNNNNNNNNNNNNNNNNNNNNNNNNNNNNNNNNNNNNNNNNNNNNNNNNNNNNNNNNNNNNNNNNNNNNNNNNNNNNNNNNNNNNNNNNNNNNNNNNNNNNNNNNNNNNNNNNNNNNNNNNNNNNNNNNNNNNNNNNNNNNNNNNNNNNNNNNNNNNNNNNNNNNNNNNNNNNNNNNNNNNNNNNNNNNNNNNNNNNNNNNNNNNNNNNNNNNNNNNNNNNNNNNNNNNNNNNNNNNNNNNNNNNNNNNNNNNNNNNNNNNNNNNNNNNNNNNNNNNNNNNNNNNNNNNNNNNNNNNNNNNNNNNNNNNNNNNNNNNNNNNNNNNATATATtcacaaaatacaaaaaatatttttaaaagtttatttttatttaaaaaatattaataaaaagaatattaaacatattttttttaaataataaattagaataatacaacatcataaaaagaatatttacttatttatttacaaaattcgcaatccgatccgattagtgtGCGAATCCGATAATTTTTAGATCGAATTCGGATAAATACCGCAGATATGcagatcggatccgatccatgaatagagtttttagagttttataAGAAACAAATTTATAGTGGAAGAAAGTACATGTTTTGTTAGGTTTTGTGACAATAAAGGGAAATAAAATACATACCTGCTTGCTTGGAATTTTCTCGTACAATGTTAAGCTTCCATAGGATGATGTCGAACCCATGGAATAGTCTGAAGAGGCCCATGATGATATAGTGCTTCTTGCGCTTCTTCTCTACGCTGAAAGCTGGTTTGGGATGAAACCCTGCTGAAAGCTGCTCATTTTCTGAAGGGCAATGCTCTTCAAGTTTAAGCACGTCCATTTCTGTGGGTATGCCTGAGAGATGTCTCTGGAGAAATTTGCAATGAAGTTGTTGGGATGCAACTCCTTACCAATCAAAGGTCCACAGATCTGGTGACCCTTTTGCTTCCGATTTTACCTTTCCTTGAAAACTTGAAAGATACAAGAGCAATTATAAGTGCACCTCCACAGAGCAGCAAATATAGCATCATACGTGGAGTTATGTCAGTTGTTTCAGATCTCCTTTCATTCCTGGTGATTGCAGCATCTACTGTTGCATAAATTTTTTCAACTTCTGAGCCTAAACTAGGCAAATTCTCTAGACCTTCGTTACTTGGTTTTTCAATATTGAACCTGGCACCATCTCCTAGTGAGAGAGGAAAGAAAAAACCGAAGAAGTGAGCATCCTCTTCTTGTAAATGCATTGCTTCTGAAATTTCTGCTTCAGCCAGTTGCAAAGCCTGCCTGCTCTGGTAATTCCTGCTTGGCCCTTAAGTACTTCATCCAATTCTGAAACACCTTCAACATTGAAATAAACGTTGCCTTCTTGTTCTTGCTTTGCATCTGAATTTCCCGCTTCAGTCAGTTGCAAAGACTGCTCTGGTTGTGGAGGATCTAAAGCACTCAGACCGAATAGGGCAAGGAGTGACAGCTAGTGGATCTGAATTATATGGAATGTCCTACTCCTGCTGTACGATGGAGGGCTTTCCGATCAACCAATCCCCTCATATTTTAGGGACATCTCTTTCCGATCAACCAGGGATCACTAATTAGTCGAATGAGCCCATCCCTCTTATCATTTATTGGTCGATCCGGCTGGCGGCTCCTGCATCCATCTCCTGCGTCTCCATGGGGCCCCATCATACAAGTTTGTTGCTACTAGTCGAATCAATAATCAATAGAAGTCCCAATAGAAGTTTACTGACCTGGCTCTTCAATCGACGATCTACTGTTCCCTCTTAGTTGCGGATGAGATGACTTCACTTTCTTGAATGTGAAGTACTGTTGATTTCAGCATCAACAACTTCATTTTTGCCCCTACGAAATACATGGTACTGATTAACCACAACATGATCCGGCACAACGGTCAAGTTGTAGTCTTGCAACTGGGCCAAACTATGAATTTGTAGTCCTCTAACTTTGGATATCAGCTCAGATATTTAAGGACTTAATAAACCGGATATGGAGACTCTGAGCTAAACAATCGAATTTTGCTTTTGCAAACTGGGTGAATTGATCAAAGTTGGCCCTTGCAAAAATCTGAAAGTTGAGACGCTTCATAAGCCTCATGTGTCTTCAAACACTGTATGATGAACCACCGGAGAATTGATGACTGAGATGGAGAAAACAGCAAATGAGAGGAGAATAATCAGACCAAAGCCAATGATTTCATAGAGAAGCGGCGCTTAGGGTTGGCTTCAATGGTTCCCTCTGCAGGACTTGGTTCATCAGAACTTGGCTTTCTTCCTCCATAACCGCCTCATCCGAAGAGACCTCCTCTGCTTCCTTCTGTGAAGCTTCTTCGGACTGAGAATCCTCTGTGATATCAGAGAAGCTACCAGATATGATACTCTGCAAAGTTCCGTCCTTGGTCTAGGTTTGTAATGAAGAAACTGCGGTCTAGGGAAGAGATATTTTGTTTTAGGATCGTAAGGTGGCATCAAGGGATCGGCATCAAGAGGAGCTAAGATGGTTGCTGTGGATGAAGCTGGAGGTGGGGTAGGACTAAGCTTGAAAGTTGGGTCAAGGTTAACACAATCATGATCGAGGAAAACAGTTTCAAATGAAGGTTCTGTCTCAATTTTATCCTCTAGAACCAAAGGAACATTCAGATCATGTTCAGCCTCAAATGACAAATCAGTGTCATTATTTggaactaaagaacattcagatcATGTTCTTCCTCAGATGTCAAACTAGAGCGGCTACTATGTGATTCCTCAAAATTTGGAACCCCATCAAATATAGATCAAGGTGGTCTGATTGCAAGCCACCACCACATTCCAAGGGTTCTGCAAAAGTTACCTTGCGAACGTTGTTTTTGGCCTCTGCAGATGGAACAGAATCTGGAACTGGCCCATTCCTCTCAATCAGCACTTTTTTCCTCGGAGAAATAATAATCTTGCAGGAAGCAGAGATGGTCGGAGACATGAAATTCTTTGAGTCCTTCAAGCAACCCGGGCTTCAATGTCTGATCTTTCCCATTTTCTTTGTCATCAACGTACCGCAAAGACCCCCCACTTTCTCTGCCGGCAACACTGTTCCTTACCTGAAAATCTACAGGATACCAAAAGTCCAAAACCACAAATTGAAAATGAAGTAGTGAATCGGAATCCCTAAACTATTTTGACTTTTGAGAAAGCTAAAAATCTTTTGACATAAATCTAAGCACATTTCAAACAACCAGTAATAAAGTAAATAGGaggggaaaaaaataaaagaggaaaggaaaaaggaaaggaaCCTGAAGGACTGTTGGCGGGAGTGTTGGGGAAAACGGATCTAGAACTAGTAGGGTTTGCGACTAGGGAGGGCATAGAGAATGGGTTTCGGGTAAAACTCTTCCTGATAGGGTTGCTGATTTCTGAACTTCCTCTAGGGCTGGGCtagagtttgaatttgatgccaCTGATGGCAAGGACTTGTTAGAAGGCATGGCCACGAATTGAGTAGGAACAGAATGATAGTgacgaagaagaaggaggaagattTGAGAAATTCTCAACTGGGATATAATTTGTAACGTGTATATTTTCCAAACGAGAATTTAAATTTGAGTCTGGGAATTTAAACGGTCAACAAATCTAAACGGgaaaatttgtcaaaaattttaaaaatatttttaatttttattttgtttcaattttgttcttgAAGTTTTTCTATTTGCATTAAATATATTATTGAccgttaaattttaaaaaatttaggacCAATTCAGCAATAATGCGTGACACCTatgttatttttgtgaaattattACTAAATTCAtcctaattttttttgaaaaattagccaccaaagatatatttgatacaaataaaaaatttttgggacaaaattaaaacaatataaaatttaagagtatttttttagatttttaacaAATTGATTCATTCCCTCTTTTATAATCTGCATGCAATATATCTCATAATACTCCATAGTTTGCACCTATTACAAAATTATTTGATATCCCAtatcttttcttcaaatttttcaaAACATTAAAAAGATAAGTTGAAGAGTGATTTCAAATATTATATTTTAGAAAACTATTTATTCTTCAATTTTGCCACTCATTTGAAACTGGAAGCCACTTTGACTTCAAAGAACCACTAGGAAGATATTAGATTGTAAATTTGGTTTGGGATATATTGATTTCATGGTTTGGGAAATATTGATCAAATGAATTTTTTTAAACCCatgaaatcctaaaaaacctaaaaaaattctaaaaactttagaaaatcataaaaatcctaaaaaacaaaaaactctgGAAAATACTagagaaatcctaaaaaccctaaaagcattagaaatcctagaaaatctttaaaaaaattctaaaattcttagaaaaccataaaaaatccttaaatacaaagaatacaataaaaatcatagaaaattttaaaaaactccAGAAAACTCTAGAATACCTtaaaaaatcgtagaaaactccaaaaaatcctaaaaatcctagaaaaccctaaaaaatcctagaaaccctagaaaaccataaaaaatccaaaaaaccctaaaaaactctagaagaccctaaaaatcctaaaaaattttaagaaactctagaaaaccctaaaaatccataaaaatcctagaaaaccctagaaaaattctaaaaaaaaatcctaaaaactgtAGAAAACTACGAAAacaataaaaacacaaaaaaattctgaaaaatccttgaaaactctaaaaaatcctaaaaccctaaaaaacctaaaaaaatcctgagaaaccctagaaaactctaaaaaatcataaaaatcctagaaaatcctagaaaactctaaaaaaatcctaaaaatcctagaaaactctaaaagaccataaaaacaacaaaaaatcataaaaatcatagaaacctttaaaaaactctagaaaatcctaaaaaactctaaaacacctagaaaaccctaaaaatcctagaaaacctaaaaaatcctagaaaatcctaaaaaccctagaaaatcctaaaaaatcctagaaaaaccatcaaaaaccctaaaagcccctaaaaacccaaaaaaatcctgaaaaacccaagaaaactctaaaaaaaccctaaaaacctagaaaattctATAAACACTAGAAATccttagaaaatcataaaaattcctaaaaattctagaaaccctaaaaaaatcctaaaaagtctagaaaactttaaaaaattctGGAAAagcactagaaaatcctaaaaaacctataaaaccctaaaaaaattctaaaaatcatagaaaaccctaaaaaccctaaaaaatcctgagAAACCCTAGAAtgcctagaaaaccataaaaatcctagaaaacttaaaaaaaattatagaaaatcctagaaaatcctaaaaaactctaaaaatccttaaaaatcctacaaaactataaagaatccaaaaaaattctagaaattctagaaaaccctaaaaattgttagaaaaccaaaaaaaatcctaaaaatacctaaaaaccctagaaaaccataaaaatcctaaaaaatcataaaaattttaaaaaatcctaaacaccctagaaaatcataaaaaccctaaagaactataaaaattctagaaaattttaaaaaaccctaaaaaagcatagaaaaccctaaaacacctagaaaaccttgaaaaaccttaaaaaacactagaaaatcttaaaaatcctagaaaatcctaaaaatcctaaaacccatagaaaaaccctacaaaatcctaaaaatcctagaaaactataaaaatcttagaaaacgataaaaaaacctagaaaacgataaaaaacccctagaaaaacctaaCAACCCAAAAAATCctgaaaatccctagaaaactctaaaaaatcctaaaaatcctagaaaactaaaacaaattgtaaaaaccctaaaaaaccctataaaccctagaaatcctaaaaaggcctagaaaatcataaaaattccaaaaaatcttagaaaattctaaaaatcctaGGAAActttaaaaaatcctagaaaactttaaaaaactctgaaaaacactagaaaatcctaaaaatcctaaaagcactagaaatcctagaaaaccctaaataacgctaaaaattttagaaaaccttatagaaaatccttaaaaaccttaaaaaacaataaaatcatagaatactttaaaaaactctagaaaaccctaacgctaaaaatcctagaaaaccataaaaatcctagaaaactttaaaaaaactatagaaaaccctagaaaaccctaaaaatcctagaaaatcctaaaaaccctagaaaattctaaaaatcctagaaaaccctaaa carries:
- the LOC107643668 gene encoding uncharacterized protein LOC107643668; the encoded protein is MSATLVLSCQHEVWNPEQTSGDTPEESEDDVKSSCPLYPGRHTCYNGWDEGSQSREGELTPKIRPRFGLSAATRLHEAGIASNRSRALYTPPVTLWELAMPEVVTLKEGDAEGRASDWSEVVTRCRTERCGWITSFSGRANAC